tccTTTGTTAAAAGGTGTTTTTTCTGGCTCCAGAAAAATCATCAGTTCAGACCTGTCACGCTTTTACGTGAACTATCCAAAAGAGGACAAGTTGTCCTTTGCCATCAACTGTTAATTTCTGTCTGAGCTTAGGGAGGGGCAGGATTTCCAAAGCATTTCCTGGAAtcagtgagtatgtgtgtgtgtgtgtgtgtgtgtgtgttcctttgaTAACCATCTGAGGCACGAGCACAGGACCCGTgagagctgacagcagcacaccaCTGACTCACCAAAGCTAATCACAGATTTCTAGGACTGTACTACACAgcaaaatctctctctctctctctctctctctctcacacacacacagaagttatCACTATGTTAAAGACAAGATGAAGGGAATAATGTGAACCAAAAGTTAAACTGATGTCATTATTTGGCTAACAGTAAGAAAAAAGGTGAAGTGAGGACATTACAAGCTATTTTTTTCCGTAGTGTCATTTCAGACCTTCGTGACCGCACATCGCAGTCCAGTGTTTCCTGCTTcgcatttgtttgtttgccagtTTTTATATCCTCTGTGCTTCAAAGAGCTGACCTGacctctgcttcttctctcgATCAGGACAGAAGATCCATCTGcagaagatgagaaaagaagGTATTTTGCTGAATTTTCATCAaattcttttaatttaaaattctaTTTTTTGGGCGCTGTTAGATAATCAATCcactttttgcagtgtgtgaTTACAAAATACGTCTAGTTCTTTGCTTTGTGGCATAATGCATCATAGATTGCACTTATAACTTAAATTATGACATGATTTCACTCATTTGTGAGCAAACATCTAAGTTACCTGTCACATATGAGACAGTTTAACTTACAACAAAACAGTGGGTGGATTGAGTGTAAAATCATCAGATTCACATGCTTTTTAAATTGggaaacattattttatttgatttttttttttatctgtgtgtacaAAGCATTTATTGTAATGTTATTATAACCTTCGGCTTTCCACTCGGATCACATTAAAACCATAGACTAAATGACTGTGACAGCTGTTTCTAATTATTTAATCTCAAGACTGCAGAAAACAAGATGCAAAACCatgagatgaaaaaagaaaacccatcAAGCTACAACAAATAATCAAATGCATaacaagaaaacatgaatatgGTCTTAATGAAGGCATCCTCCAACAACAACTGGATGGATATAAAGAAGTTATGCATTCAGCGTAATTCAGCCCCTGCTTTGTGTTCTGCGttgttctcctctcctctcaggaACTATGGTGGTGTGTATGTAGGTCTACCAGCAGACCTGACCACTGTGGCTGCTAGTCAGTCCAAGTCCACACGTAAAGGTAAAGAAATATGCACTCATTAAATATTCTGGAAAAATGAGCGTCTCTTCATAGAAAATTAATGACACTGTCAGCGTGTTAAACTGAATTCTATATTAAGATGCTACTTCTGACACTGATGAGCATGTTGAAAGGAAGTacctcagacagagagagattccCTCGTGGCCAAGCTGCTGCCACATGAAACCACATGCTTGCCTGCAgcattttttagttttatttgacCTTTATTTTTACTGAATCTTAATGAGAAGCATCCCCTTTGCTGTTACAGTTTGGCTGTCATACGTGTGAAGATGAGTACGCTcacaacatttaatttttactaCGGCAAAGTGCAGCAACATTTTTAGAGTTTTATTTCCCTGTGGTATGTCAGTATTCTGTAAAGACTCTTTCTGTCTCAAGTGCTCATGGtgataacaacaacagctttaTTGCTTACATGCTCTCTTTCTGAAACAATGGAATTTACTCAATTGACCGCCATTAATGTAACTGCCTGACAGAACTATGGAAACATTAAAGCAATATAAACGGTGACCAGAATGGATAACTTACCGTAAACTGctactttgttgttttatttcttttaagtcCTAAAGGcttcttgttatttttttattattatttcttttcatttaacaaTTAATGGATTTGGTTTTATATCCTCTGTCATAAATAATGACTCCTTTTATCACTGAGGTCTTTCAGTTTGAGCTGCCTGGTAGGGTGTGTGGGCGTTTTATGAGGACAGTCTTGACACTGAGATAGACAAGAACCAGAAATTTCTCAAATAGTTATCCCTAAAAATATCTGGGAACTGATTCAGTTTTTCTCGCCCTTTTGCAGACTAGCAGCTGCTGAAGGGAACACAACAAAGGTactccaaaacaaaaactgcttgtGCAGCTTTTAACGTCACATCTAAACATATAACATCTTCTGCACTTCTctcaaactgaacaaaaccTGCCTCAAAGTCTCATGTGAAGGCCAGTGACTTTGTTCTCTGTCTCAGCAGGATCCTGCGTATTCATTCACCTAGAGAGGCTCACATTACAGGCGGAGAGCGTGAAAATGCTCTGATTCTGGCTCACTACACACTGAAAAAAGTCTCAGGCTTTAACAATATCATTGAGCGGGGATGTGGACAGCTTGCTGGAGTTCGGAGGACGTTTCCTCATGGAGTCACGGCAGGCGTGGTGACGGAGGGACACACAGCGGAGATCTGCATCCATCATCACCTATCACTTtgcaaaaaaggaagaaaaagaaaaagaaaaaagaaagatggacTTTGAAGTGGACAAGCACCCACCCTGGGACTGGCAGCTGTGGGCGACGGCAGCATCGGGCATTGTGTCAGCCATCTTGGCTTCTCGGTCACTGCACCGCTGGAACATTGTCCCTCTTTCTCAGGAGGAGACAGGGGACCCAGCCAACTCGTCAACTAAGTGTCTGGGACTCGCACACATTCCCAATAGCCCTCTGCAATAATAATCACTGCTCAGTTATTTCTCCGAGACGCCATCAATGATTCATGGCGTGGCTGAgttagagagacagaaaaagaaatctgagtTTCACAGGAAGCAGCAAACACATTCCTGTTAATTCGTCACAGAACATCTCGGCATTAGTGAAAATAATATCAGTTTCAACcagggagctgctgctgctgctgcaaacagaAGAGTCTGAAAACAACATTGATTTTAATCATGGGTCTAAATGCTGATAGTAACGAGTTGTGTCAAGAGTGTATTAGTCTGTGTCCTGGGTGCATCAGCCAGGTCGTACCTGGTGTTGTCACTAATATTGTGCTCTAGACTGATTATGTAACATCAGCGTATGACTCATGATACTcaggatctctctctctctctgtctgtctgcctctctctctctctgcagcatgtCGTTTTTCCCCTTAAGAGCTCTGATTCTAGCGCTTTTAGGTAATTCAGCACTTACAGCCGTTCTTGTAAGCAGCATTGTTGCACAGTTTGTCCTCACAACATAAATGTTACACATTagtaacagcaaaaaaaaaaaaaaaaaataaaaaaataaaaatgtgtcattaaaattatattcagttgccaaaaaaatgtgaacaaaggATATGTGctaagagagacagagatttaCTTTTATCCTTccttgtttttttggttttttttgacaatttgtTGATGTTGCTCTTTAACACCTGCATTGATCATATTACAAcctattttattcattttatatcAAGCTTACTTGTGAATGTTGTGCTTCTATATGTTtctgaaggacaaaaaaattTGTGCTATTGTtgatttttcttattgtcagcaGATTCCATGTAAGGTCAGTATTTAGTACGACAAAAAGTTCTCATCACAAGATCCAAGAATGAACCAACAAGCTCAGCAATGTTTTATTCCCTTTCTCAGTAGCTTACTTTCTGACTTCTCGCCTCTGGTCACACACGTATAGTTTCATTTGTAAGAGAGGCTCAATAATTTCCTACTACAACAGCTAGacacctgttttgtttgtttgtttgtttttttaacaaattatACTCAAACAGGTGTGAAAAGTGCAGttgctggggactattttcagctgtggattaatacacatttggtacTCTAGTGAGCAATTTCAGCTGCAGGATGGTGTGCAGAGGACTTTCAAACAATATACAGTGCCTAAGTGCTTATGCTCATCATAATGAAGGAATATGGCACCCAGTACAACAGTGTGGATGTTTTGCACAGTTTTTGACCAATAACAAAAATCTATGATACACAGGAATAAGCTGTTTCAGACTTTGGCTATATCATAGCATATACATACAGTAGGATCAAATAACTGTTCATGGGATTTGttcacaataagaaaaatatgtaataCCACCAGCCTTatcttttaacaaaaaaatcaaacaccaAACACCTCAGTGTCCCCAAGGACCCCttcacccccccaaaaaatgaaaacatattacAGCCGGGTGGTCATTAGGGGCCAGCGTCATTTGTCAGCCAGGCTATTGACAGTTGTTTCTTCTGATGAATGTACAACGTCCTCTGCGCACCAGGACCCCAAAGGAAGGTGGAAATAGGCCAACTTTAAACACTTGAGATTCAAGAGATGTTCTTTCTGCGCTACACAAAACTCTTTATATGCCTGTGAGTGTACGGCTTGGCTGACCAATAGGGACTTATTTCACAACGGCTGAACACAAGCatattgtttactgtttgtctctgttttcttcagtgACGCCCACTAGCTGCCTGTGTCGCTGGTTAGCAGTCACATTGATATCAAGGGATTTCATGTGTCTCTTAATTGCAAGCCATTTGTCAGCTCACACTGTCGCTACGTTTACACAGTTCACCCATGGCAGAGACAGAACACACTGCAGATACAAAGAGCTGCTTTATGTACTGTGTAGTTAACAGCAGATTATAAAAAGAGCTGAAGAGTGCCTACGGCACCACAGGACACATTTGATCAGAAACCCACCTGAgacattatatttttgttgtcccttttcttcctccctgctgctgcctcagctTCCCTGTGTGAGTCCCTACCGGAGGCCTTTGGCTTTGACAGCGTGTTGTGctgcctgtctctccctcttttatCAGCCCCTCTTTGCCCTTTATGTTTTTTCCTTCTGTATATGATGAATGTCATTGCCTTTGCTCTATTGAATTAGTCTAACAGAGACAAGGGGGCAGAATGTGGATGAATAACTCAGCCATTAAAATGTTACTGTGGCTCATAGATCTGCAACATGGCATGTTGTTTGAACTTAGTAGGGGTGGGGTGTGCTTAGAAAAGTAACATGTCTTAAAGGAGTAGTTTGACATGTTTGTGGAAATCATttacttgctttctttctgagagtCAGAAGAACTAAGCATAAGGACTGGAGACAGaaggaaacagctggcctgcCTCTGTTCAAAAGGCAACAAAACGCACCTACCAGCAACTGCAAAGCTCACTTGTTACAGTTACATcttatatcttgtttgttaaaGTTGTAGAAAGTATGTATAAAAATGATGCATGAGAGTCTTTTTGCTGGATTAAGCCAATCAGCTGCCTGTAGCTtcagcacagacatgagagGGGTTTTAATCTAACTCTCGGCACTAAAGCGAATACGGGCATtcctccaaaatgtcaaaatgtttggaAATAGAAGATCCTTCAGGTTTTTGACCACATGAGGTCAAAGTACCtgtgaattattttaattatttacatgcTATACACAGTGCTTGCAGTGCTTAAACCCACTAGTGTCTCTTTACGCTGTTGAACGTTCTACGTGATGGAAAAGTAATGACTGACGTGATCGGCTCCTAAGTGATGTTTCACAATGAAAGTCATATTTTGCaggctgttttctctctttctcaattGTTCTGCCAGTCTTTCATTTACACATACTCtctttcacactttcacacaaaaattatcTGCTCATCATAAGTGTCCATGCGTTTATTCCCAAACGTAATCATGTCACCCGAGGCCTCTGTGAAACTCATCCATGATCAGCTGATTCAATTATTTATGATTAAAGACTTTTATATTGTGCACGCACAGCTGTGGTTATTGATTGTGGTCTTTGTTGAAATGGATCTGCCTTTTGTAATCAATAAGCCTGAGACTTGAAGGATTCCATGTGTTCTTAGCGAGTGTAACAGGCAGATGGCCTGACAAAATCAAGTGAGGATTGCTGAGGAGAACATTTGTCATTATTGAACCGAGTGCCTTTGTGCCGTCCGCCCGCAACATGATCAATCACAGCTCCAACTCAGTAATTGACTGCAGTGGGAACACacggaggagcaggaggtggtggggAGGTGCCCGTCCCGTGTCTCACTGCACCGCAGTTTGAGCCCCTCTGGTGATCTCACATCATATTATGCAGTACACTCTCAGAAATAAACATGCCAGTTAGAACCACGCAGGGTTTTTCAGCTTGTCCCTTGAGAACCCTTTATAGTTCCTGGTGAAACCTTTCCAGCAGGAGTATTTTGCTTAGAGCAAAACATTAAGGCTTATATCTAGAACCATCTGAGAACGGTTCCAGCTAGGACCCCCTATGATAGGTTCTACAGGATCTCTATGGTGTAATGTTCTGCCCAGAATCCTCTCTACTAAGATCCTTTTCACTTTCTAAGGGTGCGGACAAGAACATTTCCAGAGGACCTACTGAGAACCCTTTCATATCCCAAGAGTTTAATCTAGAGCAAATCCATGATGTTCTGTCAAGAACTAGTCACGATATCGGACTTTTGATTTGGATTTTTGATTCCatgctttgtctctttttttgccAATGACAGTCAAAATCATGTAAGGAAGTGGGTAAATGTTTGAACATTTAAGAGTAAGGACTGTAaagtatatattatatttattataaacttTTATAAAGGATTCCGCAGAAGCAAATATTCCGGGGTCGACCCCAGCTGTTTCGTAAGAATCCTTTTGGAACACCTTATTTCTGAGAGTGTATACGTGCAATAACACGGGACTGCAAAAAACATAAGCTGCTCATGTCAGACTGAGCAACATAAAGCTTCCCTAATAAGTCAccaagggagagagagagttttaGATAACAGACATGTTTAAACACCAGCAGCCGATACATGCATGTATAGTGTCATAACAAAAATTGTATGGTAATcttacattaaattaatttgagAGACGCCCATAATCGGTTAATGGCTTCATTACAGGTAAAGTGGTATTTAACTatgcagatagttttggttCTTATGTGTCTTATGTGTCTCTCACGTTTGCCTCCACCTGCAGCCCAGTAGGAATTAGATCCATAatagacaaaaacatcaaataaatttttatCTATTTACTTTTTCAAATAGTAATGTTCACGtttatgcaaatgaaaacagtttagGAGTCAAAGCAGTGCCCAGGTTTCTTCTACCTCCATGcacagtaaaaagtacaattaaAAAATTTACCAAACCTTaacaaatgctttaaaaatgacataagCAGACGAAAGCTATATGGAGGCAACCCCAGTAATGCAATTTTGCTTATTAAACAAGGCTTAATCTAGTTGTTGGTTTGCAGTTTGCAGGGGATATAGACATATGTGACATAAAGCTCAAAacctggacaaataaaaccaacattTCTAATGGCTatatacagagacagacacatctGATGCATTCGTTCAATcaaaattttccattttgtttgtactgtataaTCATGTGACTTGTTACATCAGCAAGTTTCAGAATATTGACTGTGATATTGCACTCAATAGCATGACAAGTCAATGCAGATCAAGCCCTTGACCTGCTATCTGTCAtctaaaaacaaactaaagttTCCACAACATGGCACTCCATTCTCCTGAGAGGTGAATGTGAGATAaaaatctgtgcatgtgtgtgaactgtgaGAGCTACGTGATTGAGAACACGTTGTTAATCAGATCATCCGTACATCTGGCACACCGCACCATCTCAGCTGCTCTTTCTCCAGCAGACCTTTCTAGTCAACACTGGCGTTTCCACCCACGTGCtcctctctgttgtctctgcttCACCTCTAACCTGGTCCACTcatgataaaatgacaaaaagaaaaactgagatttcacttttaacattttacatcataCTCATTTAGAGATTTTCAGAATATTCAACTCTAAGACTTGCTCCAACATTTGTCAATCGATCTGCTTTTGAATATCTGTGACAACTAAACTTTAGAGAAGGTCAATGTCTGGCTCATTCAAGAGCATAATAAAGAGGGGAGGTCCTCACAGCAATCATAGAAAAGCGTTAAGTTTTTTCAAGTTAGCACAATATAATCAAGCAATTGTGTGTCAGTAGTGTAGTGCAGGTGTTGGGTGAATGGAACGTGTGACACAATCTCAAACTACCTGTGAAacaggctgaggctgaggctgaattaaacacaaagagacacaagcACAAACCAAGCATTGATGCCTGGGAGCCATCTTGGAATGAGAGCTTATATGAGCTCacagcaggtgaaaacaatcactCATCTCAATCACCTGGAGGTGGGAGGGACCGAGGAGCAAcctggaaagagagaaaaacagaggccAGCCAAACAGTTTATGTAATGCCTCTCTCGTACACCTCATGCTTAAAACATCTTTAGTACTTATGCCCACTGAGCTGCTCCACTGGGCCAGTCATGTGGTGGCTCAGGTTCACCTCCTGTCATGCCAAACATTTGGTTAATCTTACATGTGATTACTTTTAGCATCACATATAAAAAGCCAAATGAGTCTGGACTGGGCGTTTAGAAGGGGAAGACAAATAAGAACTTCAGGGTCCAGCAGCAGAACTGTCAGGACCAAAGTTATCATTCAATCTTTAGGTCATGtctcacagcacacagcacagtgcCTCAGTGGGTATAAAATGCTCATTCTGCATCACCTGGTCGTTGAACTAACAACCTTTGACATCAATGGCCCATTGCCAATTGGCACTTGTTGCAATAATAGCCT
This is a stretch of genomic DNA from Scatophagus argus isolate fScaArg1 chromosome 7, fScaArg1.pri, whole genome shotgun sequence. It encodes these proteins:
- the LOC124062305 gene encoding overexpressed in colon carcinoma 1 protein, with protein sequence MGCGNSSATSTSGGGPAEVSKDVTEDPSAEDEKRRNYGGVYVGLPADLTTVAASQSKSTRKD